The sequence AACGATCCGGAGACGTTTAAGAAATTGGCTGGTTCATTCGACCTCATCGTAAATACGGTGAGCGCGGAAATCGATATCAACGCCTTCCTCTCGTTGCTGGCGTTGGACGGTACGTTGGTTAACGTCGGTGCGCCGGCGCAACCGTTGCCGGTTCAAGTATTCTCGCTGATTCCTCATCGTCGGTCGTTCGCCGGGTCGATGATCGGCGGAATCCGCGAGACGCAGGAGATGTTAAACTTTTGCGCCGAACACAACATCGCTCCCGAGATCGAGGTCATTTCCGCGAATCAGATCGATGAGGCCTGGGAACGGGTACTGGCTTCGGATGTTCGGTATCGATTCGTAATCGACATCGCCACGATGGAGAACGAATAACGAGTCATTCTGGCGATATTTTAGGGGCACGCCTACAACGGTGTGCCTCTTTACGTAAATAAGGATACCAGCGCCAATCCAAGAAGAAAAGTATAATAAGCAAGCCGCGGAGTCCATCCTTTGGTTAGCGACGATCGGACCTGAAGGGCCTAACGGGGGATTCTTCAAGGACGGCAAACAAATCGATTGGTAATGGAGGTTCTAGAAAATGGAAATCAAAAGAATCGGCACGCAACCTTCCGGCAAGGGTCCTTCTGAATATTTTACTGGTACAGTTCGGATTGATCCGCTGTTTGGAGCACCCAGCCCTGCACGCGCGGCCGGAGCGAGCGTTACGTTCGAGCCCGGTGCACGAACGGCATGGCATACGCATCCGCTCGGTCAAACTCTGATTGTAACCGCGGGCTGCGGAAGGGTTCAACGTTGGGGAGGTCCGATTGAGGAGATTCGTCCCGGCGACGTAGTCTGGTTTCCGCCGGGCGAAAAACATTGGCACGGCGCTTCTCCAAGCACAGCAATGACTCACATTGCCATTCAAGAGCAACTTGACGGTAAGGCGGTCGATTGGCTGGAGAAAGTCGCCGACGATCAGTACAATGCCCAACCACACTAGGAGATTTTCAAGGACATGACCAACAACAATCGACATGCGGTAAGACGTAGCCGCAATCGGGATCGCGGCTCGTCACTGAATGCTTCGAATGAATCCAAGTAGCGACATTGCATAACGATTATAACCGTAAGATGTTCTACCAAAGCGGGAAGGAAATGACGGAATGAGGTAAATCCTTGATAAAAAACAGGGGTATATTAGTTTATATTTTGACGCTAGGCGTCTTTGGAATATTGAATACCGAAATGGGCGTTATAGGGATGCTGCCGATGATTGCCGATCAGTTTCAGGTCGACATCACCGAGGCAGGGTGGGTCGTCAGTTTCTTTGCGCTAGCCATTGCGATTTCGGGTCCGACGATGCCGTTATTGTTTTCGCGGATGAATCGGAAAACGACGATGCTGCTTGTGCTCGGTGTGTTTATTTTGGGAAGCCTAGTTTCCGCAACCACATCAAACTTTACGATTTTATTACTCTCCCGCGTGATCCAAGGCTTGTTACATCCGGTTTATGTGTCATTGGCTTTCACGGTCGCGGCATCGTCCGTCAGCAAAGAGGAAGCCCCCAAGGCGGTCTCCAAAATATTCGTCGGCGTATCCGCAGGGATGGTACTAGGCGTGCCTGTCACGAGCCTCATTGCGAGCGAAACCTCCTTAAGCATGGCCATGTTATTTTTCGCAACAGTGAGTGCTGTCGTATTTGTCGCAACCTTGTTATTCGTGCCGTCCCTGCCCGTCTCGGAGAAGATTTCTTACGGAGCGCAAGTGAGCGTGCTGAAGAAGTCCGCGATGTGGCTATCCATCGCCGGCGTCATTCTCATGAACGGAGCCGTATTCGGCGTGTATAGTTACCTGGCCGAGTACCTAGAAAGCGTTACGAGAATGAGTTGGAACATGATTAGCTTCATGTTATTTCTTTACGGTGCAGCCAATATTGTCGGAAACCTTGCCGCAGGGAAGTTGCTGACGAAGCATGCCTTCAAGACGGTAGCAGCGTTTCCATTCGCATTAGGAGCCGTGTACATCGTCTTCATTTTGCTGGGACACCAGGGCCTTCCTATGGCCTTCCTGATTTTACTTTGGGGAATCGTGGCAGGGATCGGGGCAAATATAAACCAATACTGGATCACTTCTGCGGCCCCGGAGGCGCCTGAGTTTGCGAACGGATTATTTCTGACTTCTGCAAACTTAGGCGTTACGACGGGAACGGCGGTGTGTGCAATGTTTATTACAGGTATTGGGTTACAGTACGTAGTTCTTGGGGGAATTGTATTTTCGATCATAAGCATAGTCACTATTTTTATAAGACGCTTTATGCATAACCCCGCATATCAACATGCTAAATGAAAAACGGTACCCTAGTGAGCACTAGAGGTACTGTTTTTGGTTTCCGATCGACCATACAAGCCATGTTTCAACTAGGGAGCAAGGAGTTAATACAAGGTGGCCTCTTTCACATATTATCGATTGCCCCGGTTTTTCGAAATCGCTTGCGCCACTCGGCGGGACTCTGACCATATTCCTGCTTGAACGTTCTCGAGAAGTAATGGACGCTCTTAAAGCCGGCTTCTTCCACGATAGAGCTAATCGGCAGGTTGGTCACGGATAAATAGCGGATGGCCGCCTTCAGGCGCAGATCGCGCAGGTAGTCGAAGGGGGTCGTGTTCGTTTGCTTTTTGAACATCCGTACGAGATAAGACGGGTTTAAGCGAACGACGTCGGCGAGTCGATGAAGCGTGATATCCTCCTTATAATGCGCATCCATATACTCGATCAACAAATCGGCCATTTCGCTCGGCTTCGGTTTGTACTGCCCCCCGCCTGCTTTCCCCGAGTCGTTCAGGATATGCTCGATAAGCTTGTAGGTTTTCTGAATTTCCAGCAAACAAACTTCTTCAAGGGTTTGGGATTGATCGGCGACGCCGGTGGACTGGAGGTGGTGGACGAAATCCAGGGACTGAATGATCGCGGCGGCCAATGCTCCCGAGTAAATGTCTTTGCGGGTTTGCATAAAGTTCCATCGGTCGATTTGCTTATCCGTGAACGTGAAACGATCCCACTCGGCGAGCTCAATGAAACGGAATTTCGCCTCCGCGCGCAAGCTCTCGAGCAGATGCGGCGTAGAAACGGACATAATGAACACGGCCGGAGCTTCCGCTTCGCATACGTTGCTCATCCAACGAAATCGAACTTTCCCAGAGGTAATATGAAGAATTTCATAGAGAGCCGGATGCATACCTCCGCCGGGCGCCTCCGCCGATCGCGAGATCGAGCCCTCCCTGCATAGTCGAATCCTCACCTGAATGACCTCCTCTACAACCGAAAAGTCAATGATGTGCAAATCAGTCGCTTGAACTTCACGAATCATCCTGATTGAGTTTTTTTTTAAGGGTCACATCGTGCAAAGACAGCGCTTTCTTCTCGATGTACACTTATGTCAACAAGGTCAATATACGTCACAAGATCAATATACTTCAAATCGTTCAATATGAAAATAAAGGAAGTTGATATCCAATGAAAGCTTTACACATTACCGAGCAGAACCGTTACGAAATTATCGACATCCAGCTCCCCGAACCGGAAGACGATCAAGTCACGGTACAAATCGAAATCGTC is a genomic window of Paenibacillus antri containing:
- a CDS encoding helix-turn-helix domain-containing protein — translated: MRIRLCREGSISRSAEAPGGGMHPALYEILHITSGKVRFRWMSNVCEAEAPAVFIMSVSTPHLLESLRAEAKFRFIELAEWDRFTFTDKQIDRWNFMQTRKDIYSGALAAAIIQSLDFVHHLQSTGVADQSQTLEEVCLLEIQKTYKLIEHILNDSGKAGGGQYKPKPSEMADLLIEYMDAHYKEDITLHRLADVVRLNPSYLVRMFKKQTNTTPFDYLRDLRLKAAIRYLSVTNLPISSIVEEAGFKSVHYFSRTFKQEYGQSPAEWRKRFRKTGAIDNM
- a CDS encoding MFS transporter, with the protein product MIKNRGILVYILTLGVFGILNTEMGVIGMLPMIADQFQVDITEAGWVVSFFALAIAISGPTMPLLFSRMNRKTTMLLVLGVFILGSLVSATTSNFTILLLSRVIQGLLHPVYVSLAFTVAASSVSKEEAPKAVSKIFVGVSAGMVLGVPVTSLIASETSLSMAMLFFATVSAVVFVATLLFVPSLPVSEKISYGAQVSVLKKSAMWLSIAGVILMNGAVFGVYSYLAEYLESVTRMSWNMISFMLFLYGAANIVGNLAAGKLLTKHAFKTVAAFPFALGAVYIVFILLGHQGLPMAFLILLWGIVAGIGANINQYWITSAAPEAPEFANGLFLTSANLGVTTGTAVCAMFITGIGLQYVVLGGIVFSIISIVTIFIRRFMHNPAYQHAK
- a CDS encoding (R)-mandelonitrile lyase; its protein translation is MEIKRIGTQPSGKGPSEYFTGTVRIDPLFGAPSPARAAGASVTFEPGARTAWHTHPLGQTLIVTAGCGRVQRWGGPIEEIRPGDVVWFPPGEKHWHGASPSTAMTHIAIQEQLDGKAVDWLEKVADDQYNAQPH